A window of the Terriglobales bacterium genome harbors these coding sequences:
- a CDS encoding S8 family serine peptidase produces the protein MRPTQQLGAKVAVCLLLVMAVSVPVWAGQARDRSTASTSASTSVATAAVPTKDRAIGINVMLKGPATPEILADLRRYGTVGSRIPQINAVMMVARASRVNLIRSRPYVAAANPDAVREGKPLDTVTATNFSNGRNMWDHDAINITQAGTTARQVSFDGTGVYVAVLDTGLLDSWRQYFPQERIATQYAKSYQGGGALSGGVISESTNKWEHDQSSHGTHVTSTILGFSLFGAPVNGVAPKANVIPVKVLNQNGSGWSSVIAQGIVYVTQLKMGPLAGSPVVINMSLGGSALDAVEKAAVDFAVANGVVLVASAGNRGNNGMGFPGAYGPVISVAAAGWIGEWLDGDGDGVIGNWWWKSDVLDPTVSGDFYITDFSSRARTGQDLDVAAPGSWVVGPFQTQSGKASYFFLGGTSMSSPHVAGIVALMLQKNPSLDAGDVEGILEAAAATIPMNSGCRNVTQPGGSVEEFCWGPGNDPPTSLDADGAGFITADAALTMTP, from the coding sequence ATGCGTCCTACGCAACAGCTTGGCGCGAAGGTGGCGGTGTGCCTGTTGCTGGTGATGGCGGTGTCCGTGCCGGTATGGGCGGGTCAGGCTAGGGATCGATCCACAGCTTCTACTTCAGCTTCCACCTCCGTGGCCACCGCTGCGGTGCCGACGAAGGATCGGGCGATCGGCATCAATGTAATGCTCAAAGGGCCGGCCACGCCAGAGATCCTGGCCGATCTGAGAAGGTATGGCACCGTTGGCAGCAGGATCCCGCAGATCAATGCCGTGATGATGGTGGCGCGGGCCAGCCGTGTGAACCTTATCCGGTCCCGGCCGTACGTGGCGGCAGCCAACCCGGACGCGGTGCGCGAGGGCAAGCCGCTGGATACGGTGACGGCCACCAACTTCTCCAACGGTCGCAACATGTGGGACCACGATGCCATCAACATCACGCAGGCTGGAACGACGGCCCGGCAAGTCAGCTTCGACGGCACCGGCGTCTATGTGGCGGTGCTGGATACGGGGCTGCTGGACTCGTGGCGGCAGTACTTCCCGCAGGAGCGAATCGCCACCCAGTACGCCAAGTCCTACCAGGGCGGAGGCGCACTGAGCGGCGGTGTAATCTCGGAATCCACCAACAAGTGGGAGCACGACCAGTCGTCCCACGGCACGCACGTGACCAGCACCATCCTGGGTTTCAGCCTTTTTGGAGCGCCGGTGAATGGCGTGGCACCCAAGGCCAACGTGATCCCTGTGAAGGTGCTGAACCAAAACGGGTCCGGCTGGTCGTCGGTGATCGCGCAGGGCATTGTGTATGTAACTCAACTGAAGATGGGGCCGCTGGCGGGTTCGCCGGTGGTCATCAACATGAGCCTGGGCGGGTCGGCGCTGGATGCCGTCGAAAAAGCAGCGGTGGATTTCGCCGTGGCGAACGGCGTAGTGCTGGTCGCTTCGGCGGGGAACCGCGGTAATAATGGCATGGGCTTCCCCGGCGCTTATGGACCGGTGATCTCCGTGGCAGCGGCCGGGTGGATCGGCGAGTGGTTAGACGGCGACGGCGATGGCGTCATCGGCAACTGGTGGTGGAAAAGCGATGTGCTCGATCCCACCGTTTCCGGCGACTTCTACATCACCGATTTCTCCAGCCGGGCGAGAACCGGGCAAGATCTGGACGTAGCGGCTCCCGGCTCCTGGGTAGTGGGACCGTTTCAAACCCAGAGCGGCAAGGCCAGCTATTTCTTCCTGGGCGGGACTTCGATGTCCAGCCCGCACGTGGCCGGGATCGTGGCCCTGATGCTGCAGAAGAATCCTTCACTCGACGCAGGCGATGTCGAGGGAATCCTGGAAGCTGCAGCGGCCACCATTCCTATGAATAGCGGCTGCCGCAACGTAACCCAGCCCGGCGGCTCGGTGGAGGAATTCTGCTGGGGCCCCGGCAATGATCCACCTACCAGCCTGGATGCGGATGGCGCTGGCTTCATCACCGCGGATGCGGCGCTGACGATGACACCGTAG